The Streptomyces phaeolivaceus genome has a window encoding:
- a CDS encoding anthrone oxygenase family protein translates to MIDGPYFVLTVLGLLGTAVVAGVFCGFSTFVMKGLASLPPAQGVAAMQAINVSALTPAFMLVFVGTAVLCAVLAVVTFVLWPDDGRVALLLGSALYLFGCFGVTMVANVPRNETLARLDPGTAEAATYWREYVSGWTTWNHVRGVASAAAALSYLLALA, encoded by the coding sequence ATGATCGATGGGCCTTACTTCGTGCTGACGGTGCTGGGGCTGCTCGGGACGGCGGTCGTGGCGGGGGTGTTCTGCGGGTTCTCGACGTTCGTGATGAAGGGGCTGGCGTCGTTGCCGCCGGCGCAGGGCGTGGCGGCGATGCAGGCGATCAATGTGAGCGCGCTGACACCGGCGTTCATGCTGGTGTTCGTGGGGACGGCGGTGCTGTGCGCCGTGCTGGCGGTCGTGACGTTCGTGCTGTGGCCGGACGACGGCAGGGTGGCGCTGTTGCTGGGCAGCGCTCTGTATCTGTTCGGGTGCTTCGGGGTCACGATGGTGGCGAACGTGCCGCGCAACGAGACGCTCGCCAGGCTCGACCCGGGGACGGCGGAGGCGGCGACGTACTGGCGCGAGTACGTGAGCGGGTGGACGACGTGGAACCACGTCCGGGGGGTCGCCTCGGCCGCCGCGGCGCTGTCGTATCTGCTGGCGCTCGCCTGA
- a CDS encoding glutamate synthase subunit beta, whose protein sequence is MADPKGFLTTPREEWPRRPVEKRVRDWDEVYVPGALLPIISGQADRCMDCGIPFCHDACPLGNLIPEWNDLVSREDWRAASDRLHATNNFPEFTGRLCPAPCEAGCVLAINQPAVTIKNVEVAIADRAWADGFIPPRPPDRLSGKTVAVIGSGPTGLAAAQQLTRAGHTVAVYERADRIGGLLRYGIPAFKMERRHLDRRLEQMRAEGTRFRTSTAVGRDVGAGELRARYDAVVVATGATAWRELDVPGRELDGIHQAMEYLPLADRVCEGDLEVSPLSAAGKHVVIVGGGDTGADCLGTAVREGAVSVTQLDIYPLPEAERDEDVEPWPTYPKVYRLSAAHEEARDLRSAPAADADARLFAASTLRFTGDEAGHVRALHLVEVDERRRVRPGTGRTLPADLVLLALGFSGPDRHDGLVEQLGLALDPRGTITRGPDFATNVPGVYAAGDAARGQSLVVWAIAEGRAVAAAVDHWLTGAERLPSPIGPYDRPMTA, encoded by the coding sequence ATGGCCGATCCCAAGGGTTTTCTGACCACCCCGCGCGAGGAGTGGCCCCGTCGGCCCGTGGAGAAGCGGGTGCGGGACTGGGACGAGGTGTATGTGCCGGGGGCGCTGCTGCCGATCATCAGCGGGCAGGCCGATCGTTGTATGGACTGCGGGATCCCGTTCTGTCACGACGCCTGTCCGCTGGGGAATCTGATCCCCGAGTGGAACGACCTGGTGTCGCGGGAGGACTGGCGGGCGGCGAGCGACCGGCTGCACGCGACGAACAACTTCCCCGAGTTCACCGGGCGGCTGTGTCCCGCGCCGTGCGAGGCGGGGTGTGTGCTGGCGATCAATCAGCCCGCGGTGACCATCAAGAACGTCGAGGTGGCCATCGCGGACCGGGCCTGGGCGGACGGTTTCATACCGCCGCGTCCGCCCGACCGGCTGTCCGGGAAGACGGTCGCCGTGATCGGCTCCGGGCCCACCGGGCTGGCGGCTGCGCAGCAGTTGACGCGGGCCGGGCACACGGTCGCCGTGTATGAACGGGCGGACCGGATCGGGGGGTTGCTGCGGTACGGGATACCGGCGTTCAAGATGGAGCGGCGGCATCTGGACCGGCGGTTGGAGCAGATGCGGGCGGAGGGCACGAGGTTCCGTACGTCGACCGCCGTGGGGAGGGATGTCGGGGCGGGCGAGTTGCGGGCCCGGTACGACGCGGTGGTGGTCGCCACGGGTGCCACGGCCTGGCGGGAACTGGATGTTCCCGGGCGGGAGTTGGACGGGATTCATCAGGCGATGGAGTATCTGCCGCTGGCCGACCGGGTGTGCGAGGGGGATCTGGAGGTGTCGCCGTTGTCGGCGGCCGGGAAGCATGTGGTGATCGTCGGGGGTGGTGACACGGGGGCGGACTGTCTGGGGACGGCGGTGCGGGAAGGGGCCGTGTCCGTGACGCAGTTGGACATCTATCCGCTGCCGGAGGCGGAGCGCGACGAGGATGTCGAGCCGTGGCCGACGTATCCGAAGGTGTATCGGCTCTCGGCGGCTCACGAGGAGGCGCGTGATCTTCGGTCCGCGCCGGCGGCGGATGCGGACGCGCGGCTCTTCGCGGCGTCCACGCTGCGCTTCACCGGGGACGAGGCGGGGCATGTGCGGGCGTTGCACCTGGTCGAGGTGGACGAGCGGCGGCGGGTCCGGCCCGGCACCGGGCGGACGCTGCCGGCCGATCTGGTGCTGCTCGCGCTCGGGTTCTCCGGGCCGGACCGTCATGACGGGCTGGTCGAGCAGTTGGGGCTGGCCCTCGATCCGCGCGGGACGATCACACGGGGGCCGGACTTCGCGACGAACGTGCCCGGTGTGTACGCCGCCGGGGACGCCGCGCGTGGGCAGTCCCTCGTCGTCTGGGCGATCGCCGAGGGGCGGGCGGTGGCCGCGGCCGTCGACCACTGGTTGACCGGGGCGGAGCGGCTGCCGTCACCGATCGGACCGTACGACCGGCCGATGACCGCGTAG
- a CDS encoding SAM-dependent methyltransferase has protein sequence MEFAMNGRPPVEIDTSRPHPARMYDWYLGGKDNYPVDEAMGKQMLALDPRVPVMAQVNRAFMHRSTRWLAEHGVRQFLDIGTGIPTEPNLHQIAQRVAPEASVVYCDNDPIVLAHAAALLRGTPEGRTEYLQADVRDPHAVVEGAKKVLDFSRPVALSLIALLHFVSDEDGAHALVQRLMSELPSGSYLVVTHATADFTPEESKAATEKLKAAGVTLALRSREEFTRFFDGLELVDPGVEVPHHWHPELGDPIPGQDDGVIPGYGAVARKP, from the coding sequence ATGGAGTTCGCCATGAACGGGCGTCCCCCCGTCGAGATCGACACGAGCAGACCCCATCCCGCGCGGATGTACGACTGGTACCTCGGCGGCAAGGACAACTATCCCGTCGACGAGGCCATGGGCAAGCAGATGCTGGCCCTCGACCCCCGGGTACCGGTGATGGCACAGGTCAACCGTGCCTTCATGCACCGCTCCACCCGCTGGCTCGCCGAACACGGCGTACGCCAGTTCCTCGACATCGGCACCGGCATCCCGACCGAGCCCAACCTGCACCAGATAGCCCAGCGCGTCGCCCCCGAGGCGAGCGTCGTCTACTGCGACAACGACCCCATCGTGCTGGCCCACGCGGCGGCCCTGCTGCGCGGTACGCCCGAGGGGCGCACCGAATATCTGCAGGCCGACGTGCGCGACCCGCACGCCGTCGTCGAGGGCGCGAAGAAGGTACTGGACTTCAGCAGGCCGGTGGCCCTGTCGCTGATCGCGCTGCTGCACTTCGTCTCCGACGAGGACGGCGCGCACGCCCTCGTCCAACGGTTGATGTCCGAACTGCCCTCCGGCAGCTACCTGGTCGTCACCCACGCCACCGCCGACTTCACCCCGGAGGAGTCGAAGGCGGCGACGGAGAAACTCAAGGCCGCGGGCGTCACCCTGGCCCTGCGCTCCCGCGAGGAGTTCACCCGCTTCTTCGACGGCCTCGAACTGGTCGACCCCGGCGTCGAGGTGCCCCACCACTGGCACCCCGAACTCGGCGACCCGATCCCCGGCCAGGACGACGGGGTGATCCCGGGATACGGGGCGGTGGCACGCAAGCCGTAG
- a CDS encoding DUF397 domain-containing protein — protein sequence MPARELGSEGWHKPWSGGNGGNCLEAMKLADGRIAVRQSTDPDGPALIYTPDEMNAFIQGAKAGVADFLLS from the coding sequence ATGCCCGCCCGGGAACTCGGCAGCGAGGGCTGGCACAAGCCCTGGAGCGGCGGCAACGGCGGCAACTGCCTGGAGGCCATGAAGCTCGCCGACGGCCGGATCGCCGTACGGCAGTCCACCGACCCCGACGGACCGGCGCTGATCTACACACCCGACGAAATGAACGCGTTCATCCAGGGAGCCAAGGCGGGGGTGGCCGACTTCCTGCTCTCCTGA
- a CDS encoding helix-turn-helix domain-containing protein, whose amino-acid sequence MSEPRSAPTVGQVVLGRRLLDLRERAGIRREEAGRILHVTAATVRRMETAEVALKIPYLQLLLKAYGVGDEEAETFVRLAEDANKPGWWQRYHDILPGWFSMYVSLEGAAGLIRGYDPHFVPGLLQTEDYARAVMTSGAIGQTKPEDIERHVSLRMQRQELLTREGAPRLWFVMDETALRRSVGGPAVMRAQIDRLLETMELTHVTLQIATFDTGPHPGTYGPFVLFRFAMAELPDMVYSEYLTGAVYLDDRSEVATHLEVMDRMAAQAATAQRTKEILRDLRKEL is encoded by the coding sequence ATGAGCGAGCCGCGGTCCGCGCCGACGGTCGGCCAGGTCGTGCTCGGCCGGCGCCTGCTGGACCTGCGCGAGCGCGCGGGCATCCGACGCGAGGAGGCCGGGCGCATCCTGCACGTCACCGCCGCCACGGTCCGCCGCATGGAGACCGCCGAGGTCGCCCTCAAGATTCCCTACCTCCAGCTCCTGCTGAAGGCCTACGGCGTCGGCGACGAGGAGGCCGAGACCTTCGTCCGACTCGCCGAGGACGCCAACAAACCCGGCTGGTGGCAGCGCTACCACGACATCCTGCCGGGCTGGTTCTCCATGTACGTCAGCCTGGAGGGCGCGGCCGGCCTGATCCGCGGCTACGACCCCCACTTCGTCCCCGGACTGCTGCAGACCGAGGACTACGCGCGCGCGGTCATGACCTCGGGCGCCATCGGCCAGACCAAACCCGAGGACATCGAGCGCCATGTCTCCCTGCGCATGCAACGGCAGGAACTGCTCACCCGTGAGGGAGCACCCCGGCTGTGGTTCGTGATGGACGAGACCGCCCTGCGCCGCTCCGTCGGCGGACCGGCGGTCATGCGCGCCCAGATCGACCGGCTGCTCGAAACCATGGAGCTGACGCATGTGACGCTCCAGATCGCCACGTTCGACACAGGACCGCACCCGGGCACGTACGGGCCGTTCGTCCTGTTCCGATTCGCCATGGCCGAACTTCCGGACATGGTCTACAGCGAGTACTTGACCGGCGCCGTCTACCTGGACGACCGCTCCGAGGTGGCGACCCACCTCGAGGTCATGGACCGCATGGCGGCGCAGGCCGCCACGGCACAACGCACGAAGGAGATCCTCCGGGATCTCCGCAAGGAGCTCTGA
- a CDS encoding ATP-binding protein → MIPPPAPLGTDAAGDRVGPGPAAGARPETVAERRFRFELAAHPGAVAQARRVTRDQLTGWSLCEDTCDTAALVVSELVTNAIVHTASTQIVCELHDGDDLVRIAVRDEGCAPGEPHPSSQRPEEEHGRGLLLIESLCRSWGAQPVGLGLLVWADVPRGLLAGAVRAAEVRADVPTSVSTSVSTSASTAVSASVGVNVPAHVPKGAGRGTDTGARSSDRTARSDLGWGAKKPPTEDRDGEAEAFRLKGAEGRLNGAEAGHRTGFECRTEFGVRPKVGRRTGAEWV, encoded by the coding sequence GTGATTCCGCCCCCTGCGCCGTTAGGAACAGACGCCGCCGGAGACCGTGTCGGTCCCGGTCCGGCCGCCGGGGCGCGCCCCGAGACAGTCGCCGAGCGCCGGTTTCGATTCGAGCTGGCCGCGCACCCGGGTGCCGTGGCCCAGGCCCGGCGCGTGACCCGAGACCAGCTCACCGGCTGGTCCCTCTGCGAGGACACCTGCGACACGGCCGCCCTGGTCGTCTCCGAGCTGGTGACCAACGCGATCGTGCACACCGCCAGTACCCAGATCGTCTGCGAGCTGCACGACGGCGACGACCTGGTGCGGATAGCCGTACGGGACGAGGGCTGCGCTCCGGGTGAGCCGCATCCCTCGTCGCAGCGGCCCGAGGAGGAACACGGCAGAGGGCTGCTCCTCATAGAGTCCCTCTGCCGCTCCTGGGGCGCGCAGCCGGTCGGTCTGGGGCTTCTGGTGTGGGCGGACGTGCCGCGTGGGCTCCTCGCCGGCGCGGTCCGCGCGGCCGAGGTGCGCGCGGACGTCCCCACGAGCGTTTCCACAAGCGTTTCCACAAGCGCTTCCACAGCCGTTTCCGCGAGCGTCGGCGTGAACGTCCCCGCGCACGTCCCCAAGGGCGCCGGCAGGGGTACGGACACCGGAGCACGGTCGTCCGATCGCACCGCCCGGTCCGATCTGGGCTGGGGTGCGAAGAAGCCGCCCACGGAGGACCGGGACGGCGAGGCGGAGGCGTTCCGTCTCAAGGGCGCCGAGGGCCGCCTCAACGGTGCCGAGGCCGGGCACCGCACGGGTTTCGAATGTCGTACGGAATTCGGGGTCCGGCCGAAAGTCGGACGGCGGACGGGGGCCGAATGGGTGTGA
- a CDS encoding ABC transporter ATP-binding protein, with the protein MGKARDGGEPETSESELLLFGGPLRYDMGWSQHANAFLELNFRAMVRRLPSLLASSFRLAWQADRWAARTVLAAETGRGLAQAVNLLAVNTILARLFADGTVEERLRGAAPALVTIAAVMLVSTLLRAASTYATGRLEPKVERVATELYLERAAAVELSAIEDDGFHKLLDTAKYGAQSARRMISYSARVVNALISLVAAAGVLTVLHPALLPLLVTMTLPSAWSSLTIARRRYTSFHAWVQHARAGYLIGSLLIEPEAAPEIRVHGVGPFLLRHFRSMSETAEAEQARLARLAARTGLYAAVWTGLATVATYATLGGLLLGGAMALSVAGTAVIAIRTGSASLDTLVLEVNSLHEEALFVGDMQRLYVEAAKRAIPEGGDPLPEDPREIRVENVTFTYPGKATRPALSEVTLTVPLGKIVALVGENGSGKTTLVKLLAGLYAPDRGRIMWDDVDAAGADRSQLAERIAMVAQDFKRWPFTARVNMAIGRPSAPLTEERLATSVAEAGAQDVVEDLPRGLDTLLGRGFSGGHELSGGQWQRLGIARAAYRRGRVLIVDEPTAALDARAELEVFEKIRALAGAGQTVVLITHRLASVRHADLVHVLDQGRLVESGTPDELLATGGVYAELYQLQAEQFAAKVPAPKAG; encoded by the coding sequence GTGGGGAAGGCGCGTGATGGGGGCGAACCGGAGACGTCGGAGTCGGAGCTGCTGCTGTTCGGGGGGCCACTGCGGTACGACATGGGCTGGTCGCAGCATGCGAACGCGTTTCTGGAGCTGAACTTCCGCGCGATGGTGCGGCGGCTGCCGTCGCTGCTCGCGTCGAGTTTCCGGCTGGCCTGGCAGGCGGACCGGTGGGCCGCCCGGACCGTGCTGGCGGCCGAGACGGGCCGGGGTCTCGCCCAGGCGGTGAACCTGCTCGCGGTGAACACGATCCTGGCCCGGCTGTTCGCGGACGGCACTGTCGAGGAGCGGTTGCGGGGAGCCGCCCCCGCGCTCGTCACCATCGCCGCCGTGATGCTGGTGTCCACCCTGCTGCGGGCCGCGTCGACGTACGCCACGGGCCGGCTGGAGCCGAAGGTGGAGCGCGTCGCGACCGAGCTGTATCTGGAGCGGGCGGCGGCCGTGGAGCTGTCCGCGATCGAGGACGACGGCTTCCACAAGCTGCTGGACACCGCGAAGTACGGCGCCCAGTCGGCCCGCCGGATGATCAGCTACTCGGCGCGTGTGGTGAACGCGCTGATCTCGCTGGTCGCGGCGGCCGGTGTGCTGACCGTGCTGCACCCGGCCCTGCTGCCGCTCCTGGTCACGATGACCCTGCCGAGCGCCTGGAGCTCCCTGACCATCGCGCGCCGCCGTTACACGTCCTTCCACGCCTGGGTGCAGCACGCGCGCGCGGGCTATCTGATCGGCTCCCTGCTGATCGAGCCGGAGGCGGCTCCGGAGATCCGGGTGCACGGCGTGGGCCCGTTCCTGCTGCGTCACTTCCGTTCGATGTCGGAGACGGCGGAGGCCGAGCAGGCCCGCCTGGCCCGGCTGGCGGCCCGTACGGGCCTGTACGCGGCCGTCTGGACCGGGCTGGCCACCGTGGCGACGTACGCGACGCTGGGCGGTCTGCTGCTCGGCGGGGCGATGGCGCTGTCCGTGGCGGGTACGGCGGTCATCGCGATCCGCACCGGTTCCGCCAGCCTCGACACGCTGGTCCTGGAGGTGAACTCGCTGCACGAGGAGGCCCTCTTCGTGGGCGACATGCAGCGGCTGTACGTGGAGGCCGCCAAGCGCGCGATCCCGGAGGGCGGTGATCCGCTGCCCGAGGACCCCCGGGAGATCCGGGTGGAGAACGTGACCTTCACCTACCCGGGCAAAGCCACCCGGCCCGCGCTCAGCGAGGTCACCCTGACCGTGCCGCTGGGCAAGATCGTGGCGCTCGTCGGTGAGAACGGCTCGGGCAAGACCACCCTGGTCAAACTGCTCGCCGGGCTGTACGCCCCGGACCGGGGCCGGATCATGTGGGACGACGTGGACGCGGCGGGCGCCGACCGGAGTCAGCTGGCCGAGCGCATCGCGATGGTCGCGCAGGACTTCAAACGGTGGCCCTTCACGGCCCGCGTCAACATGGCGATCGGCCGTCCCTCCGCGCCGCTGACCGAGGAGCGGCTCGCGACGTCCGTCGCGGAGGCCGGGGCGCAGGACGTGGTGGAGGATCTGCCGCGCGGCCTCGACACGCTGCTGGGCAGGGGGTTCAGCGGCGGGCACGAGCTGTCGGGCGGGCAGTGGCAGCGGCTGGGGATCGCGCGGGCGGCGTACCGGCGGGGGCGCGTCCTGATCGTGGACGAGCCGACGGCGGCCCTGGACGCCCGCGCCGAGCTGGAGGTCTTCGAGAAGATCCGCGCGCTGGCGGGCGCCGGTCAGACGGTCGTACTGATCACCCACCGGCTTGCGTCGGTCCGGCACGCCGACCTGGTGCACGTCCTCGACCAGGGCCGTCTGGTGGAGTCCGGCACCCCGGACGAGCTGCTGGCCACGGGCGGGGTGTACGCGGAGCTGTACCAGCTCCAGGCCGAGCAGTTCGCGGCGAAGGTGCCCGCCCCGAAGGCGGGGTGA
- a CDS encoding DUF899 domain-containing protein: protein MSLPRIVPREEWRTAREELLLKEKVLTRARDAVDAERRRLPMVEVDEEYVFEGGDGKATLVDLFRERRQLIVYHFVFDPEWAAGSRDCSAFLDQVGHLAHLRARGTEFAVVSRAPYTRILPFKARMGWTVPWYSSYGNAFDHDHDTVGRPGVSCFLRERERIFLTYSAHGRGLEGLGSTAGLLALTALGAVGDERIRYHDEYEE from the coding sequence ATGTCGCTTCCGCGGATCGTCCCGCGTGAGGAATGGCGCACCGCGCGGGAGGAACTGCTGCTCAAGGAGAAGGTCCTCACGCGCGCGCGGGACGCGGTGGACGCCGAGCGGCGGCGGCTGCCGATGGTCGAGGTCGACGAGGAGTACGTGTTCGAGGGCGGTGACGGCAAGGCCACGCTGGTGGACCTCTTCCGGGAACGCCGGCAACTGATCGTCTACCACTTCGTGTTCGACCCGGAGTGGGCCGCGGGCTCCCGCGACTGCTCGGCCTTCCTCGACCAGGTCGGACACCTGGCGCATCTGCGCGCGCGGGGGACCGAGTTCGCCGTCGTGTCCCGGGCGCCGTACACACGAATCCTCCCCTTCAAGGCGCGCATGGGATGGACGGTGCCCTGGTACTCGTCGTACGGCAACGCGTTCGACCACGACCACGACACCGTCGGACGGCCGGGCGTGAGCTGCTTCCTGCGGGAGCGCGAGCGGATCTTCCTCACGTACTCGGCTCACGGACGGGGCCTGGAGGGACTCGGCTCCACGGCCGGGCTGCTGGCCCTCACGGCACTGGGAGCGGTCGGCGACGAGCGGATCCGGTACCACGACGAGTACGAGGAGTGA
- a CDS encoding amidohydrolase, with protein MTPPPSPPPPPTPSLAPADLVITGCTALVHDEHEGIAFVEDAAIVVRDGAIASIGPAEETAPVATAERIDARGQVAMPGLINCHTHAPMVALRGIAEDMPAEEWFNDVIWPVESNLTANDVELGARLACAEMIRGGVTCFADHYFSMDAVAAVVEETGLRAHLGEAFFSSQGPEGRARSLEFALRHRGAAGGRITTALAPHAPYTVEDADLVTTAELAREHGLPVHLHASESRDQTDNSLARHGFTPIEVLERTGLLGLDAGVLIAHGTGIVERDLPVLERATGPVAVATAPRGYLKFAWPTTPVRALRRIGVPVGLATDGAASNNSLDVWEAMALTALVQKSTEGDPRWLTSRQALHHATLQSARAVGLGERIGSLAPGRRADIVLVDLTGPHTQPVHDLAATLVHSARSADVRTTIVDGRVLMRDRELLTVDVPTTVRELTDRLPALTDRGHGGRIQDYDKPPE; from the coding sequence ATGACGCCGCCTCCATCCCCACCTCCGCCCCCCACCCCCTCCCTCGCTCCCGCCGATCTCGTCATCACCGGCTGCACCGCCCTCGTCCACGACGAGCACGAGGGGATCGCCTTCGTCGAGGACGCCGCGATCGTCGTACGGGACGGGGCGATCGCGAGCATCGGACCGGCGGAGGAGACAGCCCCCGTGGCCACGGCGGAACGCATCGACGCGCGCGGCCAGGTCGCCATGCCGGGGCTGATCAACTGCCATACGCACGCCCCGATGGTGGCGCTGCGCGGCATCGCGGAGGACATGCCGGCGGAGGAGTGGTTCAACGACGTCATCTGGCCCGTCGAGTCCAATCTGACGGCGAACGATGTGGAGTTGGGGGCCCGGCTGGCCTGCGCGGAGATGATCCGGGGCGGGGTGACCTGCTTCGCCGACCACTACTTCTCGATGGACGCCGTCGCCGCCGTCGTCGAGGAGACCGGGCTGCGGGCGCACCTCGGGGAGGCGTTCTTCTCCTCGCAGGGCCCCGAAGGGCGGGCCAGGTCACTGGAGTTCGCGCTACGCCACCGGGGCGCGGCCGGCGGTCGTATCACCACCGCGCTCGCCCCGCACGCCCCCTACACCGTCGAGGACGCCGACCTCGTCACGACCGCCGAACTCGCCCGCGAGCACGGTCTCCCCGTGCATCTGCACGCCTCGGAGAGCCGCGACCAGACCGACAACAGCCTCGCCCGGCACGGCTTCACACCCATCGAGGTCCTGGAACGCACCGGACTCCTCGGCCTCGACGCGGGCGTGCTCATCGCGCACGGCACCGGGATCGTCGAGCGCGACCTGCCGGTCCTGGAGCGGGCGACCGGGCCGGTGGCCGTCGCGACCGCGCCCCGCGGCTATCTCAAGTTCGCCTGGCCCACCACCCCCGTGCGCGCCCTGCGCCGGATCGGTGTCCCCGTCGGACTCGCCACGGACGGCGCCGCCTCCAACAACTCCCTCGACGTGTGGGAGGCCATGGCCCTCACCGCGCTGGTGCAGAAATCCACCGAGGGCGACCCGCGCTGGCTGACCTCCCGCCAGGCGCTGCACCACGCCACCCTGCAGAGCGCGCGGGCCGTCGGGCTGGGGGAGCGGATCGGCAGCCTCGCCCCCGGACGGCGGGCCGACATCGTCCTCGTCGACCTCACCGGCCCGCACACCCAGCCGGTGCACGACCTCGCCGCCACCCTCGTGCACAGCGCCCGCTCCGCCGACGTCCGCACCACGATCGTCGACGGCCGCGTCCTGATGCGCGACCGCGAACTGCTCACCGTCGACGTGCCCACGACTGTACGGGAGCTGACGGACCGCCTGCCCGCACTCACCGACCGCGGCCACGGCGGTCGCATCCAGGACTACGACAAGCCGCCCGAGTAG
- a CDS encoding FUSC family protein, whose protein sequence is MIRRAVLTLPPWLAHALRAQRGPVPWNAVVRGALAGGPLLLVAVLLERPSLGVVAALGAMLAGINDRPGSRRVAVQRLGVPALAGAVGLLVGTYAGQYTGPVVLTLLLTVLGLIAGGMSAIGPVSSGASTQVLVAAAIGAGMPLPEPGWERALGYLAGAGWLLALCLALPTPAVLTAGDYRFDGERDAVAAVYDAIAALLDAVGTPDAIARRAALTAALDHAQDALAGPRLRRYASSSSERRLHAQYTAALPLAEAATALAWAGDAVVGRASEGPRRLASAVRGNTATGPLPAPSRSAPALRALDDALLRAAEAFDRGGDPHDLHTRRRTLGSLVRLGLGSGGREYGLRVALSFGAAAAVAQVLHHEHWYWLPATAVFLVKPDLGPLVSRVLCRAAGTVLGAVLFAGFAAVLPRPEGLVALVAVSGALIPVATRHFAAQTAVVTVLVLALVMVGGDPQASWSRIAETLLACAIVLIVGHLPIPKGQRGGGVRARLTEAGTAAYAYLAHVLSEPRTPGARPGPGGSTPSGRASTPNGVTVSVGAALPGEADERAARWTLRREAYRTLAQARAAITLSGAELPALARHTEGTDEIAALLERLVDTTTACAVHLDDTGRLGRRHTERITALLDDLARHRRHAGISLPAAPDLTDVLPRPGLSA, encoded by the coding sequence GTGATCCGCCGCGCCGTCCTGACCCTCCCTCCCTGGCTCGCCCACGCTCTGCGCGCCCAGCGGGGGCCGGTGCCCTGGAACGCGGTGGTACGAGGCGCGTTGGCCGGCGGGCCGCTGCTGCTCGTGGCCGTCCTGCTGGAACGGCCCTCCCTCGGCGTCGTCGCCGCGCTCGGCGCCATGCTCGCCGGGATCAACGACCGCCCCGGCAGCCGACGCGTGGCCGTACAGCGCCTCGGGGTCCCCGCGCTCGCCGGTGCCGTGGGGCTCCTCGTCGGCACGTACGCCGGTCAGTACACCGGCCCCGTCGTCCTCACCCTGCTGCTCACCGTGCTCGGACTGATCGCCGGCGGGATGAGCGCGATCGGACCCGTGTCCTCGGGCGCGAGCACACAGGTGCTGGTCGCAGCCGCCATCGGGGCCGGAATGCCGCTGCCGGAGCCCGGTTGGGAGCGCGCGCTCGGCTATCTCGCCGGCGCGGGCTGGCTGCTCGCGCTCTGCCTCGCGCTGCCCACACCGGCGGTCCTCACCGCCGGCGACTACCGCTTCGACGGGGAACGCGACGCCGTCGCCGCCGTCTACGACGCGATCGCCGCACTGCTGGACGCCGTCGGCACCCCGGACGCGATCGCCCGACGTGCCGCGCTCACCGCCGCCCTCGACCACGCCCAGGACGCGCTCGCCGGACCCCGGCTGCGGCGCTACGCCAGCTCGTCGTCCGAACGGCGGCTGCACGCCCAGTACACCGCCGCGCTGCCCCTCGCCGAGGCCGCCACCGCGCTGGCCTGGGCCGGGGACGCCGTCGTCGGCCGTGCCTCCGAAGGCCCCCGCAGGCTCGCCTCCGCCGTACGCGGCAACACCGCCACCGGCCCACTGCCCGCGCCCTCCCGGTCCGCGCCCGCGCTGCGTGCCCTCGACGACGCGCTCCTGCGCGCCGCCGAGGCCTTCGACCGCGGCGGCGACCCACACGACCTGCACACCCGCCGCCGTACCCTCGGCTCGCTCGTACGACTCGGCCTCGGGTCCGGCGGACGCGAGTACGGGCTGCGGGTCGCCCTGTCCTTCGGGGCCGCCGCGGCCGTGGCCCAGGTGCTGCACCACGAGCACTGGTACTGGCTGCCCGCGACCGCCGTCTTCCTCGTCAAGCCCGACCTGGGACCGCTCGTGTCCCGGGTGCTGTGCCGGGCCGCCGGGACCGTCCTCGGCGCCGTGCTCTTCGCCGGGTTCGCCGCCGTGCTGCCCCGGCCCGAAGGACTCGTCGCGCTGGTCGCGGTCAGCGGGGCGCTGATCCCCGTCGCCACCCGGCACTTCGCCGCCCAGACCGCCGTCGTCACCGTCCTCGTGCTCGCCCTCGTCATGGTCGGCGGCGACCCCCAGGCCTCCTGGAGCCGTATCGCCGAAACACTCCTGGCCTGCGCCATCGTCCTGATCGTCGGCCATCTGCCGATACCGAAGGGACAGCGCGGAGGGGGCGTGCGCGCCCGGCTCACCGAAGCGGGGACGGCCGCGTACGCCTACCTCGCGCACGTCCTGAGCGAGCCGCGCACGCCCGGCGCCCGCCCCGGACCGGGTGGTTCGACACCCTCGGGTCGCGCGTCCACGCCCAACGGTGTCACCGTGTCCGTCGGGGCCGCGCTGCCCGGTGAGGCCGACGAGCGGGCCGCCCGCTGGACGCTGCGCCGCGAGGCCTACCGCACACTGGCCCAGGCCCGCGCCGCGATCACCCTCTCCGGAGCCGAACTGCCCGCCCTGGCACGGCACACCGAGGGCACCGACGAGATCGCCGCGCTCCTCGAACGACTGGTCGACACCACCACCGCCTGCGCGGTCCACCTCGACGACACCGGACGGCTCGGCCGCCGCCACACCGAGCGGATCACCGCCCTCCTCGACGACCTCGCCCGTCACCGGCGGCACGCGGGCATCAGCCTCCCCGCCGCCCCGGACCTCACCGACGTACTGCCGAGGCCCGGCCTGAGCGCGTGA